One window of Bactrocera tryoni isolate S06 chromosome 2, CSIRO_BtryS06_freeze2, whole genome shotgun sequence genomic DNA carries:
- the LOC120767679 gene encoding ring canal kelch protein isoform X2 has protein sequence MISLSALLTKYTLGIMNNLGHNQPTGGAGSGAGGAGGVGGGGGGIGNNNGNVIQNPAAEGSMERGSCLLRYASQNSLDESSQKHIQRPNGKDRTVGQYHNEQHTTRSFEAMNEMRKQNLLCDVTLVADDIEIPAHKMVLASCSPYFYAMFTGFEESRQGRITLQGVDHRALELLIEYVYTSTVEVNEDNVQVLLTAANLLQLTDVREACCDYLQTQLDASNCLGIREFADIHGCVDLLNYADTYIEQHFNEVIQFDEFLNLNHEQVITLICNDRICVPSEEKVYECVISWIRYDPTMREQFTAILMEHVRLPFLSKEYITQRVDKEPLLEGNIICKNLIIEALTYHLLPNDTKSARTIPRKPVGLPKILLVIGGQAPKAIRSVECYDLREEKWYQAAEMPNRRCRAGLAVLGDKVFAVGGFNGSLRVRTVDVYDPATDQWLTCNSMEARRSTLGVAVLHGCIYAVGGFDGTTGLSSAEVFDPKTELWRLIASMSTRRSSVGVGVVNGLLYAVGGYDGFSRQCLSSVERYNPETDMWTPVADMSARRSGAGVGVLNNILYAVGGHDGPMVRKSVEAYDPDSNSWHVVADMAYCRRNAGVVAHDGVLFVVGGDDGTSNLGSVEVYCPETDTWRILPASMTIGRSYAGVCMIDKPMUMEEQGAMARQANAAAGGIIDDENSQAEGSNVEGAVGYSRSDAHINLNNNGNSNASQQQQQQQNHPHYENIYESLEQYNTAAVAAAAAAGAGVNAVAPADALPQPQADANVNPPNINNLNNTNNNANSNNQSRILPNISYRNDLYDRTNTTSPAYDVPRAVRSGLGFRRNFHIDLQGANRFNASRTGASNTAPTSVYGSNNNCQRQRSFDDTESQNYYNFNYQPSLRYENIYEQIRDEPIYRNTGSGARVYGRLDVIGHGIGRIERHLSSSCGNIDHYNLGGHYAVLGHSHFGTVGHIRLNTSASVTNAPIINSGCSINSAVTNTTASIATNVTTTGSQRDANNVKNSASSFFSCLQGENAQSMSNIYRASVGIGSGMATTYATAGGQQIPTQFNCEREPRSASAGPISISTNNGNANDGPTSSGTRQTGAIPKIKALALNTNKPSTSSNNANNIAIEKTVSIKNAITKKATNNTNSAAPASTAKTSTNSPEHTSNSSTLNRISKSSLQWLLVNKWLPLWIGQGPECKVIDFNFMFSRDCSGCDAASAATHMSNPYYTPRLGGMMPHDLMRFSAANAEMHAPCAAASTALRRDLNMRPRALNRLREYEQNRRDTATHRYEDPSYENVHVHWQNGFEFGRSRDYDHNHQNATGTTRPQLQRARSESPNFNTQQRRMRQNSNATQSGNNVAPAAGYSTTKYVDTFKSYVLNAENNTFKPKLVKSENGDVLNCAASGSGNVSGAAEVIINPLPDSLDENETPPPVAELEAEMEEAVANINNETAACSANANIGDNEGEKPTSSNRVANVTGRENVFINDNETDATKTKATNDSNNINVKSTNKEQNDDCKQQQDMLK, from the exons ATGATATCGTTGAGTGCACTGCTGACCAAATACACGCTGGGCATCATGAACAACTTAGGACACAATCAGCCAACGGGTGGAGCAGGTTCTGGTGCAGGTGGCGCTGGGGGAGtcggtggcggcggcggcggtattggcaacaacaatggcaatgTTATACAAAATCCAGCAGCAGAAGGTAGCATGGAGCGCGGCAG tTGTTTGCTACGCTATGCAAGTCAAAATTCTTTGGATGAAAGCTCACAGAAACATATTCAACGCCCAAATGGCAAAGATCGCACCGTTGGACAGTATCATAATGAGCAACACACAACCCGCTCATTCGAGGCCATGAACGAAATGCGCAA GCAAAATTTACTCTGTGATGTAACGTTAGTTGCCGATGATATAGAGATACCGGCACATAAAATGGTACTTGCCTCCTGTAGTCCATACTTCTACGCCATGTTCACCGGGTTTGAGGAATCACGACAGGGCCGTATAACACTACAAGGTGTTGATCATCGTGCGCTAGAACTGCTCATCGAATATGTGTACACATCGACTGTAGAAGTGAACGAAGACAATGTACAAGTGTTATTAACCGCTGCAAACTTACTGCAGCTAACAGACGTGCGTGAAGCCTGCTGCGATTACTTGCAGACACAACTGGATGCCAGCAACTGTTTGGGAATACGTGAATTTGCAGACATACACGGTTGCGTGGATTTGCTGAACTATGCTGACACCTACATAGAACAACATTTCAA tgaaGTAATTCAATTCGATGAATTTCTCAATTTGAATCACGAACAAGtgataactttaatatgcaacGATCGCATTTGTGTGCCAAGTGAGGAGAAAGTTTATGAGTGTGTAATATCATGGATACGCTATGATCCGACTATGCGCGAGCAGTTCACTGCTATCCTCATGGAACATGTACGCCTGCCCTTTCTCTCCAAAGAATACATAACTCAACGCGTCGACAAGGAGCCATTATTGGAAGGGAATATAATATGcaagaatttaataattgaagcATTAACATATCATCTGTTGCCAAATGACACCAAATCTGCACGTACCATACCACGCAAACCAGTTGGCCTGCCGAAGATACTCTTAGTCATTGGTGGCCAAGCGCCCAAGGCAATACGTTCGGTAGAGTGTTACGATCTGCGTGAGGAAAAGTGGTATCAGGCGGCTGAAATGCCGAATAGGCGTTGTCG CGCTGGATTGGCGGTGCTTGGCGATAAGGTGTTTGCTGTTGGTGGCTTCAACGGCTCTTTACGTGTGCGTACCGTGGATGTGTACGATCCGGCCACAGATCAGTGGCTCACATGTAATAGCATGGAGGCGCGTCGCTCCACTCTCGGTGTTGCCGTATTGCATGGTTGCATTTATGCTGTGGGTGGTTTCGATGGTACAACGGGTCTCAGCAGCGCAGAGGTATTCGATCCTAAGACCGAATTGTGGCGTCTTATAGCGTCGATGTCCACACGACGCAGTtctgttggtgttggtgttgttaaTGGTTTACTCTACGCCGTTGGCGGTTATGATGGTTTCTCGCGTCAATGCTTATCGTCAGTGGAACGCTATAATCCAGAGACTGATATGTGGACACCCGTAGCTGATATGTCGGCACGCCGTTCGGGTGCTGGTGTGGGTGTGTTGAATAATATACTCTACGCCGTTGGCGGTCATGATGGTCCCATGGTGCGCAAATCTGTAGAAGCATATGATCCCGATTCCAATTCATGGCATGTTGTAGCTGATATGGCCTATTGTCGGCGCAATGCAGGAGTTGTGGCCCACGATGGTGTACTGTTTGTTGTGGGCGGGGATGATGGCACCTCGAATTTAGGTTCAGTTGAG GTCTACTGTCCAGAAACTGACACGTGGCGCATATTGCCTGCTTCTATGACTATCGGACGCAGTTACGCCGGTGTCTGTATGATAGATAAGCCCATGTGAATGGAAGAGCAGGGTGCAATGGCACG ccAAGCTAATGCAGCAGCCGGTGGTATCATAGATGATGAAAATAGTCAAGCTGAGGGCAGCAATGTCGAGGGTGCAGTCGGTTACTCACGCAGTGACGCGCACATCAACTTAAACaacaatggcaatagcaatgcttcccaacagcaacaacaacagcaaaatcatCCACACTACGAAAACATCTATGAATCCCTTGAGCAATATAATACTgcagctgttgctgctgctgctgctgctggtgctgGCGTCAACGCTGTTGCCCCTGCTGATGCATTGCCCCAACCTCAAGCCGACGCCAATGTAAATCCACCTAACATTAATAATCtcaacaataccaacaacaacgctaACAGCAACAATCAATCACGCATTCTACCCAATATAAGCTATAGGAATGATCTCTACGATCGCACAAATACTACATCACCAGCTTATGACGTGCCACGTGCCGTGCGCTCCGGTTTGGGATTTCGACGCAATTTTCACATTGATCTACAAGGAG CCAATCGCTTCAACGCTTCACGCACCGGTGCATCCAATACAGCACCTACTTCGGTTTATGGCAGTAACAACAACTGTCAACGCCAGCGCAGTTTCGATGACACCGAATCTCAGAATTATTACAATTTCAATTACCAGCCTAGTTTGCGTTACGAAAATATTTACGAACAAATTCGTGATGAACCCATATACCGAAATACCGGCAGCGGCGCTAGAGTTTATGGACGTTTAGATGTCATTGGTCATGGTATCGGTCGTATTGAGCGTCATTTGAGCTCATCATGTGGCAATATTGATCACTACAACCTGGGTGGCCATTATGCAGTACTCGGCCACTCACATTTCGGCACTGTCGGCCACATACGTTTAAATACCAGTGCTAGCGTTACCAATGCACCAATCATTAATAGTGGTTGTAGCATTAATTCGGCAGTAACAAATACCACTGCGTCCATAGCAACCAATGTGACCACAACGGGCAGTCAAAGAGATGCCAATAATGTTAAAAACAGCGCTTCATCTTTCTTCAGCTGTTTGCAGGGCGAAAATGCACAGAGTATGAGCAATATATATCGCGCCTCGGTCGGTATAGGTAGCGGCATGGCGACCACATATGCTACCGCTGGTGGACAACAAATACCTACGCAATTCAATTGTG AGCGAGAACCACGTTCTGCCTCCGCTGGCCCGATATCAATAAGTACTAATAATGGCAATGCCAATGATGGACCCACTTCCTCAGGCACACGCCAAACGGGCGCTATACCAAAAATTAAAGCACTCGCTTTAAACACAAATAAGCCCAGCACCTCTTCAAATAATGCCAACAACATTGCAATAGAGAAGACTGTCTCCATTAAAAATGCAATCACCAAGAAGGCAACAAATAATACGAACAGCGCAGCGCCTGCGTCAACAGCTAAAACAAGCACAAACAGCCCCGAGCACACATCGAATTCGAGCACCTTGAATCGCATTTCCAAGTCCAGTTTACAATGGTTGCTGGTAAACAAATGGTTGCCATTATGGATTGGACAGGGGCCAGAGTGCAAG GTGATCGACTTCAATTTCATGTTTTCGCGTGATTGTAGTGGTTGTGATGCCGCTTCCGCCGCCACTCATATGTCCAATCCTTATTATACGCCACGTTTGGGTGGCATGATGCCACATGACTTAATGCGTTTTAGTGCAGCTAATGCCGAGATGCACGCACCATGTGCAGCCGCTTCGACGGCCTTGAGGCGCGATCTCAATATGCGACCGCGCGCCTTGAACCGTTTGCGTGAATACGAGCAAAATCGACGTGATACGGCCACACATCGCTATGAGGATCCCTCGTATGAAAATGTGCATGTGCATtggcaaaatggttttgaattTGGACGTTCGCGTGATTATGATCATAATCATCAAAATGCAACAGGCACAACTCGCCCACAACTACAACGTGCGCGCTCCGAAAGTCCAAATTTTAACACACAACAACGACGCATGCGCCAAAATTCCAATGCAACACAAAGTGGCAATAACGTTGCGCCCGCCGCTGGCTATAGTACAACAAAATACGTAGACACATTCAAGAGTTATGTGCTCAATGCGGAAAACAACACGTTCAAACCGAAGCTAGTGAAATCTGAGAATGGCGACGTTTTAAATtgtgcggcgagtggaagtggaAATGTAAGTGGCGCCGCTGAAGTAATAATAAATCCGTTACCAGATAGTCTTGACGAAAATGAAACTCCACCACCTGTTGCCGAGCTCGAAGCTGAAATGGAAGAGGCCGTCGCCAATATTAACAATGAAACAGCGGCTTGCAGTGCCAATGCAAATATAGGTGATAATGAAGGCGAAAAGCCCACGAGTTCAAATCGAGTAGCAAATGTTACTGGAAGAGAAAATGTATTCATAAATGACAACGAGACTGATGCAACAAAGACAAAAGCCACTAACGACAGCAACAATATTAATGTAAAATCTACTAACAAGGAACAAAACGACGATTGCAAGCAACAACAAGATATGCTAAAATGA
- the LOC120767679 gene encoding ring canal kelch protein isoform X4, translated as MISLSALLTKYTLGIMNNLGHNQPTGGAGSGAGGAGGVGGGGGGIGNNNGNVIQNPAAEGSMERGSCLLRYASQNSLDESSQKHIQRPNGKDRTVGQYHNEQHTTRSFEAMNEMRKQNLLCDVTLVADDIEIPAHKMVLASCSPYFYAMFTGFEESRQGRITLQGVDHRALELLIEYVYTSTVEVNEDNVQVLLTAANLLQLTDVREACCDYLQTQLDASNCLGIREFADIHGCVDLLNYADTYIEQHFNEVIQFDEFLNLNHEQVITLICNDRICVPSEEKVYECVISWIRYDPTMREQFTAILMEHVRLPFLSKEYITQRVDKEPLLEGNIICKNLIIEALTYHLLPNDTKSARTIPRKPVGLPKILLVIGGQAPKAIRSVECYDLREEKWYQAAEMPNRRCRAGLAVLGDKVFAVGGFNGSLRVRTVDVYDPATDQWLTCNSMEARRSTLGVAVLHGCIYAVGGFDGTTGLSSAEVFDPKTELWRLIASMSTRRSSVGVGVVNGLLYAVGGYDGFSRQCLSSVERYNPETDMWTPVADMSARRSGAGVGVLNNILYAVGGHDGPMVRKSVEAYDPDSNSWHVVADMAYCRRNAGVVAHDGVLFVVGGDDGTSNLGSVEVYCPETDTWRILPASMTIGRSYAGVCMIDKPM; from the exons ATGATATCGTTGAGTGCACTGCTGACCAAATACACGCTGGGCATCATGAACAACTTAGGACACAATCAGCCAACGGGTGGAGCAGGTTCTGGTGCAGGTGGCGCTGGGGGAGtcggtggcggcggcggcggtattggcaacaacaatggcaatgTTATACAAAATCCAGCAGCAGAAGGTAGCATGGAGCGCGGCAG tTGTTTGCTACGCTATGCAAGTCAAAATTCTTTGGATGAAAGCTCACAGAAACATATTCAACGCCCAAATGGCAAAGATCGCACCGTTGGACAGTATCATAATGAGCAACACACAACCCGCTCATTCGAGGCCATGAACGAAATGCGCAA GCAAAATTTACTCTGTGATGTAACGTTAGTTGCCGATGATATAGAGATACCGGCACATAAAATGGTACTTGCCTCCTGTAGTCCATACTTCTACGCCATGTTCACCGGGTTTGAGGAATCACGACAGGGCCGTATAACACTACAAGGTGTTGATCATCGTGCGCTAGAACTGCTCATCGAATATGTGTACACATCGACTGTAGAAGTGAACGAAGACAATGTACAAGTGTTATTAACCGCTGCAAACTTACTGCAGCTAACAGACGTGCGTGAAGCCTGCTGCGATTACTTGCAGACACAACTGGATGCCAGCAACTGTTTGGGAATACGTGAATTTGCAGACATACACGGTTGCGTGGATTTGCTGAACTATGCTGACACCTACATAGAACAACATTTCAA tgaaGTAATTCAATTCGATGAATTTCTCAATTTGAATCACGAACAAGtgataactttaatatgcaacGATCGCATTTGTGTGCCAAGTGAGGAGAAAGTTTATGAGTGTGTAATATCATGGATACGCTATGATCCGACTATGCGCGAGCAGTTCACTGCTATCCTCATGGAACATGTACGCCTGCCCTTTCTCTCCAAAGAATACATAACTCAACGCGTCGACAAGGAGCCATTATTGGAAGGGAATATAATATGcaagaatttaataattgaagcATTAACATATCATCTGTTGCCAAATGACACCAAATCTGCACGTACCATACCACGCAAACCAGTTGGCCTGCCGAAGATACTCTTAGTCATTGGTGGCCAAGCGCCCAAGGCAATACGTTCGGTAGAGTGTTACGATCTGCGTGAGGAAAAGTGGTATCAGGCGGCTGAAATGCCGAATAGGCGTTGTCG CGCTGGATTGGCGGTGCTTGGCGATAAGGTGTTTGCTGTTGGTGGCTTCAACGGCTCTTTACGTGTGCGTACCGTGGATGTGTACGATCCGGCCACAGATCAGTGGCTCACATGTAATAGCATGGAGGCGCGTCGCTCCACTCTCGGTGTTGCCGTATTGCATGGTTGCATTTATGCTGTGGGTGGTTTCGATGGTACAACGGGTCTCAGCAGCGCAGAGGTATTCGATCCTAAGACCGAATTGTGGCGTCTTATAGCGTCGATGTCCACACGACGCAGTtctgttggtgttggtgttgttaaTGGTTTACTCTACGCCGTTGGCGGTTATGATGGTTTCTCGCGTCAATGCTTATCGTCAGTGGAACGCTATAATCCAGAGACTGATATGTGGACACCCGTAGCTGATATGTCGGCACGCCGTTCGGGTGCTGGTGTGGGTGTGTTGAATAATATACTCTACGCCGTTGGCGGTCATGATGGTCCCATGGTGCGCAAATCTGTAGAAGCATATGATCCCGATTCCAATTCATGGCATGTTGTAGCTGATATGGCCTATTGTCGGCGCAATGCAGGAGTTGTGGCCCACGATGGTGTACTGTTTGTTGTGGGCGGGGATGATGGCACCTCGAATTTAGGTTCAGTTGAG GTCTACTGTCCAGAAACTGACACGTGGCGCATATTGCCTGCTTCTATGACTATCGGACGCAGTTACGCCGGTGTCTGTATGATAGATAAGCCCATGTGA
- the LOC120767679 gene encoding ring canal kelch protein isoform X1, protein MISLSALLTKYTLGIMNNLGHNQPTGGAGSGAGGAGGVGGGGGGIGNNNGNVIQNPAAEGSMERGSCLLRYASQNSLDESSQKHIQRPNGKDRTVGQYHNEQHTTRSFEAMNEMRKQNLLCDVTLVADDIEIPAHKMVLASCSPYFYAMFTGFEESRQGRITLQGVDHRALELLIEYVYTSTVEVNEDNVQVLLTAANLLQLTDVREACCDYLQTQLDASNCLGIREFADIHGCVDLLNYADTYIEQHFNEVIQFDEFLNLNHEQVITLICNDRICVPSEEKVYECVISWIRYDPTMREQFTAILMEHVRLPFLSKEYITQRVDKEPLLEGNIICKNLIIEALTYHLLPNDTKSARTIPRKPVGLPKILLVIGGQAPKAIRSVECYDLREEKWYQAAEMPNRRCRAGLAVLGDKVFAVGGFNGSLRVRTVDVYDPATDQWLTCNSMEARRSTLGVAVLHGCIYAVGGFDGTTGLSSAEVFDPKTELWRLIASMSTRRSSVGVGVVNGLLYAVGGYDGFSRQCLSSVERYNPETDMWTPVADMSARRSGAGVGVLNNILYAVGGHDGPMVRKSVEAYDPDSNSWHVVADMAYCRRNAGVVAHDGVLFVVGGDDGTSNLGSVEVYCPETDTWRILPASMTIGRSYAGVCMIDKPMUMEEQGAMARQANAAAGGIIDDENSQAEGSNVEGAVGYSRSDAHINLNNNGNSNASQQQQQQQNHPHYENIYESLEQYNTAAVAAAAAAGAGVNAVAPADALPQPQADANVNPPNINNLNNTNNNANSNNQSRILPNISYRNDLYDRTNTTSPAYDVPRAVRSGLGFRRNFHIDLQGANRFNASRTGASNTAPTSVYGSNNNCQRQRSFDDTESQNYYNFNYQPSLRYENIYEQIRDEPIYRNTGSGARVYGRLDVIGHGIGRIERHLSSSCGNIDHYNLGGHYAVLGHSHFGTVGHIRLNTSASVTNAPIINSGCSINSAVTNTTASIATNVTTTGSQRDANNVKNSASSFFSCLQGENAQSMSNIYRASVGIGSGMATTYATAGGQQIPTQFNCVVPNNTKEREPRSASAGPISISTNNGNANDGPTSSGTRQTGAIPKIKALALNTNKPSTSSNNANNIAIEKTVSIKNAITKKATNNTNSAAPASTAKTSTNSPEHTSNSSTLNRISKSSLQWLLVNKWLPLWIGQGPECKVIDFNFMFSRDCSGCDAASAATHMSNPYYTPRLGGMMPHDLMRFSAANAEMHAPCAAASTALRRDLNMRPRALNRLREYEQNRRDTATHRYEDPSYENVHVHWQNGFEFGRSRDYDHNHQNATGTTRPQLQRARSESPNFNTQQRRMRQNSNATQSGNNVAPAAGYSTTKYVDTFKSYVLNAENNTFKPKLVKSENGDVLNCAASGSGNVSGAAEVIINPLPDSLDENETPPPVAELEAEMEEAVANINNETAACSANANIGDNEGEKPTSSNRVANVTGRENVFINDNETDATKTKATNDSNNINVKSTNKEQNDDCKQQQDMLK, encoded by the exons ATGATATCGTTGAGTGCACTGCTGACCAAATACACGCTGGGCATCATGAACAACTTAGGACACAATCAGCCAACGGGTGGAGCAGGTTCTGGTGCAGGTGGCGCTGGGGGAGtcggtggcggcggcggcggtattggcaacaacaatggcaatgTTATACAAAATCCAGCAGCAGAAGGTAGCATGGAGCGCGGCAG tTGTTTGCTACGCTATGCAAGTCAAAATTCTTTGGATGAAAGCTCACAGAAACATATTCAACGCCCAAATGGCAAAGATCGCACCGTTGGACAGTATCATAATGAGCAACACACAACCCGCTCATTCGAGGCCATGAACGAAATGCGCAA GCAAAATTTACTCTGTGATGTAACGTTAGTTGCCGATGATATAGAGATACCGGCACATAAAATGGTACTTGCCTCCTGTAGTCCATACTTCTACGCCATGTTCACCGGGTTTGAGGAATCACGACAGGGCCGTATAACACTACAAGGTGTTGATCATCGTGCGCTAGAACTGCTCATCGAATATGTGTACACATCGACTGTAGAAGTGAACGAAGACAATGTACAAGTGTTATTAACCGCTGCAAACTTACTGCAGCTAACAGACGTGCGTGAAGCCTGCTGCGATTACTTGCAGACACAACTGGATGCCAGCAACTGTTTGGGAATACGTGAATTTGCAGACATACACGGTTGCGTGGATTTGCTGAACTATGCTGACACCTACATAGAACAACATTTCAA tgaaGTAATTCAATTCGATGAATTTCTCAATTTGAATCACGAACAAGtgataactttaatatgcaacGATCGCATTTGTGTGCCAAGTGAGGAGAAAGTTTATGAGTGTGTAATATCATGGATACGCTATGATCCGACTATGCGCGAGCAGTTCACTGCTATCCTCATGGAACATGTACGCCTGCCCTTTCTCTCCAAAGAATACATAACTCAACGCGTCGACAAGGAGCCATTATTGGAAGGGAATATAATATGcaagaatttaataattgaagcATTAACATATCATCTGTTGCCAAATGACACCAAATCTGCACGTACCATACCACGCAAACCAGTTGGCCTGCCGAAGATACTCTTAGTCATTGGTGGCCAAGCGCCCAAGGCAATACGTTCGGTAGAGTGTTACGATCTGCGTGAGGAAAAGTGGTATCAGGCGGCTGAAATGCCGAATAGGCGTTGTCG CGCTGGATTGGCGGTGCTTGGCGATAAGGTGTTTGCTGTTGGTGGCTTCAACGGCTCTTTACGTGTGCGTACCGTGGATGTGTACGATCCGGCCACAGATCAGTGGCTCACATGTAATAGCATGGAGGCGCGTCGCTCCACTCTCGGTGTTGCCGTATTGCATGGTTGCATTTATGCTGTGGGTGGTTTCGATGGTACAACGGGTCTCAGCAGCGCAGAGGTATTCGATCCTAAGACCGAATTGTGGCGTCTTATAGCGTCGATGTCCACACGACGCAGTtctgttggtgttggtgttgttaaTGGTTTACTCTACGCCGTTGGCGGTTATGATGGTTTCTCGCGTCAATGCTTATCGTCAGTGGAACGCTATAATCCAGAGACTGATATGTGGACACCCGTAGCTGATATGTCGGCACGCCGTTCGGGTGCTGGTGTGGGTGTGTTGAATAATATACTCTACGCCGTTGGCGGTCATGATGGTCCCATGGTGCGCAAATCTGTAGAAGCATATGATCCCGATTCCAATTCATGGCATGTTGTAGCTGATATGGCCTATTGTCGGCGCAATGCAGGAGTTGTGGCCCACGATGGTGTACTGTTTGTTGTGGGCGGGGATGATGGCACCTCGAATTTAGGTTCAGTTGAG GTCTACTGTCCAGAAACTGACACGTGGCGCATATTGCCTGCTTCTATGACTATCGGACGCAGTTACGCCGGTGTCTGTATGATAGATAAGCCCATGTGAATGGAAGAGCAGGGTGCAATGGCACG ccAAGCTAATGCAGCAGCCGGTGGTATCATAGATGATGAAAATAGTCAAGCTGAGGGCAGCAATGTCGAGGGTGCAGTCGGTTACTCACGCAGTGACGCGCACATCAACTTAAACaacaatggcaatagcaatgcttcccaacagcaacaacaacagcaaaatcatCCACACTACGAAAACATCTATGAATCCCTTGAGCAATATAATACTgcagctgttgctgctgctgctgctgctggtgctgGCGTCAACGCTGTTGCCCCTGCTGATGCATTGCCCCAACCTCAAGCCGACGCCAATGTAAATCCACCTAACATTAATAATCtcaacaataccaacaacaacgctaACAGCAACAATCAATCACGCATTCTACCCAATATAAGCTATAGGAATGATCTCTACGATCGCACAAATACTACATCACCAGCTTATGACGTGCCACGTGCCGTGCGCTCCGGTTTGGGATTTCGACGCAATTTTCACATTGATCTACAAGGAG CCAATCGCTTCAACGCTTCACGCACCGGTGCATCCAATACAGCACCTACTTCGGTTTATGGCAGTAACAACAACTGTCAACGCCAGCGCAGTTTCGATGACACCGAATCTCAGAATTATTACAATTTCAATTACCAGCCTAGTTTGCGTTACGAAAATATTTACGAACAAATTCGTGATGAACCCATATACCGAAATACCGGCAGCGGCGCTAGAGTTTATGGACGTTTAGATGTCATTGGTCATGGTATCGGTCGTATTGAGCGTCATTTGAGCTCATCATGTGGCAATATTGATCACTACAACCTGGGTGGCCATTATGCAGTACTCGGCCACTCACATTTCGGCACTGTCGGCCACATACGTTTAAATACCAGTGCTAGCGTTACCAATGCACCAATCATTAATAGTGGTTGTAGCATTAATTCGGCAGTAACAAATACCACTGCGTCCATAGCAACCAATGTGACCACAACGGGCAGTCAAAGAGATGCCAATAATGTTAAAAACAGCGCTTCATCTTTCTTCAGCTGTTTGCAGGGCGAAAATGCACAGAGTATGAGCAATATATATCGCGCCTCGGTCGGTATAGGTAGCGGCATGGCGACCACATATGCTACCGCTGGTGGACAACAAATACCTACGCAATTCAATTGTG tgGTTCCGAATAATACCAAAGAGCGAGAACCACGTTCTGCCTCCGCTGGCCCGATATCAATAAGTACTAATAATGGCAATGCCAATGATGGACCCACTTCCTCAGGCACACGCCAAACGGGCGCTATACCAAAAATTAAAGCACTCGCTTTAAACACAAATAAGCCCAGCACCTCTTCAAATAATGCCAACAACATTGCAATAGAGAAGACTGTCTCCATTAAAAATGCAATCACCAAGAAGGCAACAAATAATACGAACAGCGCAGCGCCTGCGTCAACAGCTAAAACAAGCACAAACAGCCCCGAGCACACATCGAATTCGAGCACCTTGAATCGCATTTCCAAGTCCAGTTTACAATGGTTGCTGGTAAACAAATGGTTGCCATTATGGATTGGACAGGGGCCAGAGTGCAAG GTGATCGACTTCAATTTCATGTTTTCGCGTGATTGTAGTGGTTGTGATGCCGCTTCCGCCGCCACTCATATGTCCAATCCTTATTATACGCCACGTTTGGGTGGCATGATGCCACATGACTTAATGCGTTTTAGTGCAGCTAATGCCGAGATGCACGCACCATGTGCAGCCGCTTCGACGGCCTTGAGGCGCGATCTCAATATGCGACCGCGCGCCTTGAACCGTTTGCGTGAATACGAGCAAAATCGACGTGATACGGCCACACATCGCTATGAGGATCCCTCGTATGAAAATGTGCATGTGCATtggcaaaatggttttgaattTGGACGTTCGCGTGATTATGATCATAATCATCAAAATGCAACAGGCACAACTCGCCCACAACTACAACGTGCGCGCTCCGAAAGTCCAAATTTTAACACACAACAACGACGCATGCGCCAAAATTCCAATGCAACACAAAGTGGCAATAACGTTGCGCCCGCCGCTGGCTATAGTACAACAAAATACGTAGACACATTCAAGAGTTATGTGCTCAATGCGGAAAACAACACGTTCAAACCGAAGCTAGTGAAATCTGAGAATGGCGACGTTTTAAATtgtgcggcgagtggaagtggaAATGTAAGTGGCGCCGCTGAAGTAATAATAAATCCGTTACCAGATAGTCTTGACGAAAATGAAACTCCACCACCTGTTGCCGAGCTCGAAGCTGAAATGGAAGAGGCCGTCGCCAATATTAACAATGAAACAGCGGCTTGCAGTGCCAATGCAAATATAGGTGATAATGAAGGCGAAAAGCCCACGAGTTCAAATCGAGTAGCAAATGTTACTGGAAGAGAAAATGTATTCATAAATGACAACGAGACTGATGCAACAAAGACAAAAGCCACTAACGACAGCAACAATATTAATGTAAAATCTACTAACAAGGAACAAAACGACGATTGCAAGCAACAACAAGATATGCTAAAATGA